A genomic segment from Glycine soja cultivar W05 chromosome 18, ASM419377v2, whole genome shotgun sequence encodes:
- the LOC114397245 gene encoding uncharacterized protein LOC114397245 — protein MAKAEHPRRKLVIKIFPPGSKVSYSCGANTPKDSIVSKVCELKNKKGYYAMTMWVNTENPSESCVTDSRISRTEMATRVNTKNQSKVCESEKKEDSVRVECKNREKKKQKVEHVMMMDRCKKMQCWAMLKRLMVGRDAWALQKDVLHPKIFYVLDKSEAMKKPKGLEDIESKLKNSDYSEAYEFVDDVRLVLSYALQYPPRSEVHRTATRITEGFEVNWKTMKEKWMREAEETNKICKRELHVCPNERSQVSNHLTKRSNIFMC, from the coding sequence ATGGCAAAAGCAGAACATCCTCGGAGAAAACTCGTTATAAAGATCTTCCCTCCAGGTTCTAAAGTTTCTTATTCTTGTGGTGCCAACACTCCAAAAGATTCAATAGTGTCCAAAGTGTGTGAGCTGAAGAATAAGAAGGGTTATTATGCGATGACAATGTGGGTTAACACCGAAAACCCATCAGAATCTTGTGTCACTGATTCAAGAATTTCAAGAACCGAAATGGCAACACGGGTTAACACTAAAAACCAGTCCAAAGTATGTGAGTCGGAGAAAAAGGAGGATAGTGTGCGTGTGGAGTGCAAGaacagagagaagaagaagcaaaaggtgGAGCACGTAATGATGATGGACCGTTGCAAGAAGATGCAATGCTGGGCGATGTTGAAGCGCTTGATGGTAGGAAGAGATGCGTGGGCTTTACAGAAGGATGTTCTTCATCCTAAGATTTTTTACGTTCTTGATAAGTCTGAAGCCATGAAAAAGCCAAAGGGTTTGGAGGATATTGAGTCAAAGTTGAAGAATTCGGATTACTCAGAAGCTTATGAGTTTGTGGATGATGTGAGGCTTGTGTTGTCTTATGCATTGCAATACCCTCCAAGGAGTGAGGTTCACAGAACTGCAACAAGGATCACCGAGGGTTTTGAGGTCAATTGGAAAACTATGAAGGAGAAGTGGATGCGTGAGGCCGAAGAGACGAACAAGATTTGCAAGAGGGAATTACATGTGTGTCCAAATGAAAGAAGTCAAGTGAGTAATCATCTCACAAAAAGGAGCAATATTTTTATGTGCTGA